One Agrococcus jenensis genomic region harbors:
- a CDS encoding glycosyltransferase family 2 protein produces MSAQSTTPSRVSVVIPVRDDAVALRGCLARLAAQSVVPLEIIVVDNGSTDDSAAVALAGGARVVEELRPGVGAAAACGYDAARGDVIARCDADSRVPVDWVARIADAFAHDAALDAITGPGRFHDVPAPWAGLASVAYAFGTFVVAGAAIGNVPLWGSNMALRRSAWTAIAHRATRDDADVHDDLDVAMRLGPAARIRFDPRMRVSAEGRIFRSRDDVRRRVSVAMRTFRRNWAEGGSPGRRWARRLSPSRLRRVRG; encoded by the coding sequence GTGAGCGCCCAGTCGACGACGCCCTCGCGCGTCTCCGTCGTCATCCCGGTGCGCGACGACGCGGTCGCGCTGCGGGGCTGCCTCGCCCGCCTCGCGGCGCAGTCGGTGGTGCCCCTCGAGATCATCGTGGTCGACAACGGCAGCACCGACGACAGCGCCGCGGTCGCCCTCGCCGGCGGTGCGCGCGTCGTCGAGGAGCTCCGCCCCGGCGTGGGTGCGGCCGCCGCGTGCGGCTACGACGCCGCGCGCGGCGACGTGATCGCCCGCTGTGACGCCGACTCGCGCGTGCCGGTCGACTGGGTGGCGCGGATCGCCGATGCGTTCGCCCACGACGCGGCGCTCGACGCCATCACCGGTCCGGGCCGGTTCCACGACGTGCCGGCGCCCTGGGCGGGGCTCGCGAGCGTCGCCTACGCGTTCGGCACGTTCGTCGTCGCGGGCGCCGCGATCGGCAACGTGCCGCTCTGGGGATCGAACATGGCGCTGCGGCGCTCGGCGTGGACGGCGATCGCGCACCGCGCCACGCGCGACGACGCCGACGTGCACGACGACCTCGACGTGGCGATGCGCCTCGGACCCGCGGCGCGGATCCGCTTCGACCCGCGCATGCGCGTGAGCGCGGAGGGCCGCATCTTCCGCAGCCGCGACGACGTGCGCCGTCGCGTCTCGGTCGCGATGCGCACGTTCCGCCGCAACTGGGCCGAGGGCGGCTCCCCCGGCCGCCGCTGGGCGCGCCGGCTCTCCCCGAGCCGGCTGCGACGCGTGCGCGGATGA
- a CDS encoding DUF4383 domain-containing protein, with protein sequence MTQSPNRLVATIFGAVYLLVGVLGLFVAGGNIVGEEGGLLLGIFQVNHLHNVAHLIIGGALLAAGLRSTPAAKATNTTVGAVYLLLGIVGFFLVGTALNILALNTADHILHLASAIVLLGTGLALDRGTTTRRAVA encoded by the coding sequence ATGACTCAGTCCCCCAACCGCCTCGTCGCCACGATCTTCGGCGCCGTCTACCTGCTCGTCGGCGTGCTCGGCCTCTTCGTGGCCGGCGGCAACATCGTCGGTGAGGAAGGCGGCCTGCTGCTCGGCATCTTCCAGGTCAACCACCTGCACAACGTCGCGCACCTCATCATCGGCGGCGCCCTGCTGGCCGCCGGCCTCCGCAGCACCCCCGCGGCGAAGGCCACGAACACGACGGTCGGCGCGGTCTACCTGCTGCTCGGCATCGTGGGCTTCTTCCTCGTGGGCACGGCGCTGAACATCCTGGCGCTCAACACCGCCGACCACATCCTGCACCTCGCCTCGGCGATCGTCCTCCTCGGCACGGGCCTCGCGCTCGACCGCGGCACGACGACGCGCCGCGCGGTCGCGTAA
- a CDS encoding cysteine desulfurase family protein → MSQSEHRATERGSAAPRPARQLLFDHAAATPMRDSVRHALASAEPLANPASTHREGQRARAVLEEARERLAAALGAHPTEVVLTSGGTESINLALKGAWWASRDAGSSEALVVPVAEHHATLDAVEWLERQGATVRWVGVDGAAVTDADAFAAALADGAAVATMLVASNELGSMQPVDAVADAAARAGVPLHLDAVGAFGHVPLRFDQTGAALMSVASHKLGGPHGVGALVVRRDARLQALHHGGGQQRGLRSGTQDALGASLFALAAEEAQAELAAESARLRAETDRILALAASLDGVRVLAAPDRLPHIAHLVVEGAEGESLQFLLDEAGFAVSNGSACSAGVARESHVVRACGVTGVAPLRLSLGRTTTAQDVDALLAALPAAIARARSL, encoded by the coding sequence ATGTCCCAGTCCGAGCACCGAGCCACCGAGCGGGGCTCCGCCGCGCCTCGACCGGCCCGGCAGCTGCTGTTCGACCACGCGGCCGCGACGCCCATGCGCGACTCCGTGCGGCACGCGCTCGCGAGCGCGGAGCCGCTCGCCAACCCGGCGTCGACGCACCGCGAGGGCCAGCGCGCGCGGGCGGTGCTCGAGGAGGCCCGCGAGCGGCTCGCGGCGGCCCTCGGGGCCCATCCGACCGAGGTCGTGCTCACCTCCGGCGGCACCGAGTCGATCAACCTCGCGCTCAAGGGCGCGTGGTGGGCCTCCCGCGATGCCGGCTCGAGCGAGGCGCTCGTCGTGCCGGTCGCGGAGCACCACGCCACGCTCGACGCGGTCGAGTGGCTCGAGCGGCAGGGTGCCACGGTGCGGTGGGTGGGCGTCGACGGCGCGGCCGTCACCGACGCGGACGCCTTCGCGGCGGCGCTCGCCGACGGCGCGGCGGTCGCGACGATGCTCGTCGCGAGCAACGAGCTGGGCTCGATGCAGCCCGTCGACGCCGTCGCGGATGCCGCCGCGCGCGCGGGCGTGCCGCTCCACCTCGACGCCGTCGGGGCGTTCGGCCACGTGCCGCTGCGGTTCGACCAGACGGGGGCGGCGCTCATGAGCGTCGCGAGCCACAAGCTCGGCGGACCGCACGGGGTCGGCGCGCTCGTGGTGCGCCGCGACGCGCGCCTGCAGGCGCTCCACCACGGCGGCGGGCAGCAGCGCGGGCTGCGCTCGGGCACCCAGGACGCGCTCGGCGCCTCGCTCTTCGCGCTCGCCGCGGAGGAGGCGCAGGCCGAACTGGCCGCGGAGTCGGCGCGGCTGCGCGCCGAGACCGACCGCATCCTCGCCCTCGCGGCGTCGCTCGACGGCGTGCGCGTGCTCGCCGCCCCCGACCGGCTGCCGCACATCGCGCACCTCGTGGTGGAGGGCGCGGAAGGGGAGTCGCTGCAGTTCCTGCTCGACGAGGCGGGCTTCGCGGTCTCGAACGGATCGGCATGCTCCGCAGGCGTCGCGCGCGAGTCGCACGTCGTGCGCGCGTGCGGCGTCACGGGCGTCGCGCCGCTGCGGCTCTCGCTCGGCCGCACGACGACGGCCCAGGACGTGGATGCCCTGCTGGCAGCCCTGCCCGCGGCGATCGCGCGGGCCCGTTCACTTTGA
- the glgX gene encoding glycogen debranching protein GlgX: MVESGSRVRGIQRTPEGHRLTVWSRSATSMELRLFDRDDPDWLRASLPMERVGDDFTIDTPLLELGTPYAVGVDGPTGPGHAFDPGRHAIPPHARGIVRTPHGQHRATVVDPAFDWGDVPRPHVPLDRQVIYEAHVKGLTKLSPHMPEELRGTYAGLAHPSTIGYLKDLGVTTVQLLPIHQFVSEQRLIRQGRVNYWGYNTLSWFAPHSDYASRGARFDGTGGVLREVKGMVRLLHEAGLQVFLDVVYNHTAEEGADGPPSSLRLIDNASYYRTGPDGECIDYTGCGNTLDCSEHAAEELVLDSLRYWHREVHVDGFRFDLAPVLGRRADGAFDPEHPLLRRIVTDPLLAGATMIAEPWDVGPDGWQTGRFPDGFGEWNDRYRDTARQFWLSDYRSFRHGGDGATGVGPLAHAVSGSEGLIASERGPLQSVNFITAHDGFTLADLTRYDRKHNEANGEENRDGTDGNHSYNHGIEGRTDDVAVQLDRRKSMRNLLGTLLVSAGVPMLTMGDEFGRSQRGNNNAYCQDSALTWMRWDRRDWQDAFLEQTRRLLQLRREHPALRPLEYGQTGQRVAGSSRLDWWNAAGLRMTIDDWDHSHDRTMQMLAESTPVEEPYSRVLVIFHGSPRDTRVTTPVADGATALELLWDSAADHQGAERVVPGDAVAMTAMSMRVYAVHGMPAAGAPAPTVMRLRSPASPPSPATTSPPTP, encoded by the coding sequence GTGGTGGAGTCGGGGAGTCGGGTGCGAGGCATCCAGCGCACCCCGGAGGGCCACCGCTTGACGGTGTGGTCGCGGAGCGCGACGAGCATGGAGCTGCGGCTCTTCGACCGCGACGATCCCGACTGGCTGCGGGCATCGCTGCCCATGGAGCGCGTGGGCGACGACTTCACGATCGACACCCCGCTGCTGGAGCTCGGCACCCCGTACGCCGTGGGCGTCGACGGCCCGACCGGCCCCGGTCACGCCTTCGACCCGGGCCGCCACGCCATCCCGCCGCACGCGCGCGGCATCGTGCGCACGCCGCACGGGCAGCACCGCGCGACCGTCGTCGACCCGGCCTTCGACTGGGGTGACGTGCCGCGCCCGCACGTGCCGCTCGACCGCCAGGTGATCTACGAGGCGCACGTCAAGGGGCTCACGAAGCTGAGCCCGCACATGCCGGAGGAGCTGCGCGGCACCTACGCGGGCCTCGCGCATCCGTCGACGATCGGCTACCTCAAGGACCTCGGCGTCACGACGGTGCAGCTGCTGCCGATCCACCAGTTCGTCTCGGAGCAGCGGCTCATCCGCCAGGGCCGCGTCAACTACTGGGGCTACAACACCCTCAGCTGGTTCGCGCCGCACAGCGACTACGCGTCGCGCGGCGCGCGCTTCGACGGCACGGGCGGCGTGCTGCGCGAGGTGAAGGGCATGGTGCGGCTGCTCCACGAGGCCGGCCTGCAGGTCTTCCTCGACGTCGTCTACAACCACACCGCCGAGGAGGGCGCGGACGGCCCGCCCTCGAGCCTGCGGCTCATCGACAACGCGTCCTACTACCGGACCGGCCCCGACGGCGAGTGCATCGACTACACGGGCTGCGGCAACACGCTCGACTGCTCCGAGCACGCGGCCGAGGAGCTCGTGCTCGACTCGCTGCGCTACTGGCACCGCGAGGTGCACGTCGACGGCTTCCGCTTCGACCTCGCACCCGTGCTCGGCCGCAGGGCGGACGGCGCGTTCGACCCCGAGCATCCGCTGCTGCGGCGCATCGTCACCGACCCGCTGCTCGCCGGCGCGACGATGATCGCCGAGCCGTGGGACGTCGGCCCCGACGGCTGGCAGACCGGCCGGTTCCCCGACGGCTTCGGCGAGTGGAACGACCGCTACCGCGACACCGCGCGCCAGTTCTGGCTGAGCGACTACCGCTCGTTCCGCCACGGCGGCGACGGCGCCACGGGCGTCGGCCCGCTCGCGCACGCCGTCTCCGGCTCCGAGGGGCTCATCGCCTCCGAGCGCGGCCCGCTGCAGAGCGTCAACTTCATCACCGCCCACGACGGCTTCACGCTCGCCGATCTCACCCGCTACGACCGCAAGCACAACGAGGCGAACGGCGAGGAGAACCGCGACGGCACCGACGGCAACCACTCGTACAACCACGGCATCGAGGGGCGCACCGACGACGTCGCCGTGCAGCTCGACCGCCGCAAGTCGATGCGCAACCTCCTCGGCACGCTGCTCGTCTCGGCGGGCGTGCCGATGCTCACGATGGGCGACGAGTTCGGCCGCAGCCAGCGCGGCAACAACAACGCCTACTGCCAGGACTCCGCGCTGACGTGGATGCGCTGGGACCGCCGGGACTGGCAGGACGCGTTCCTCGAGCAGACCCGCAGGCTGCTGCAGCTGCGACGCGAGCACCCCGCGCTGCGGCCGCTCGAGTACGGCCAGACCGGTCAGCGCGTGGCGGGGTCGTCGCGCCTCGACTGGTGGAACGCCGCGGGTCTGCGCATGACGATCGACGACTGGGACCACTCCCACGACCGCACGATGCAGATGCTCGCCGAGTCCACCCCCGTGGAGGAGCCGTACTCTCGCGTGCTCGTGATCTTCCACGGCTCGCCGCGCGACACGCGGGTGACGACGCCGGTCGCCGACGGGGCGACCGCGCTCGAGCTGCTGTGGGACTCCGCCGCCGATCACCAGGGCGCCGAGCGGGTCGTGCCGGGCGATGCGGTCGCCATGACTGCGATGAGCATGCGCGTGTACGCGGTGCACGGCATGCCGGCGGCAGGCGCGCCTGCGCCGACCGTGATGCGGCTGCGCTCCCCCGCGTCGCCCCCATCCCCCGCGACGACGTCGCCGCCCACCCCGTAG
- the mnmA gene encoding tRNA 2-thiouridine(34) synthase MnmA: protein MKVLAAMSGGVDSAVAAARAVDAGHEVVGVHLALSRMPGTLRTGSRGCCTVEDAMDARRVADRLGIPFYVWDFSERFHGDVVQDFVDEYAAGRTPNPCLRCNERIKFEALLDRAIGLGFDRVVTGHYARVERTADGVELHRAADWAKDQSYVLGVLTAAQLAHCWFPLADTPTKAAVRAEAAERGFLLAQKPDSHDICFIPDGDTRGFLAERLGADPGDIVDRDGRVVGGHDGVHGYTVGQRRGLSLGVPSPDGRPRFVLEVKPSTRQLVVGPKEALDVVRLAGTRISHAGAVHPQLADGLDVEVQIRAHADTVPARARMDGDELVIEPAVPLSGVATGQSAVLYLGTRVLGQCTIDRTVAADVVAA, encoded by the coding sequence ATGAAGGTGCTGGCAGCCATGTCGGGCGGGGTGGACTCCGCGGTCGCGGCCGCGCGCGCGGTCGACGCCGGGCACGAGGTCGTCGGCGTGCACCTCGCGCTCAGCCGCATGCCCGGCACGCTCCGCACCGGCAGCCGCGGCTGCTGCACCGTCGAGGACGCGATGGACGCGCGCCGCGTCGCCGACCGCCTCGGCATCCCGTTCTACGTGTGGGACTTCTCCGAGCGCTTCCACGGCGACGTGGTGCAGGACTTCGTCGACGAGTACGCGGCGGGCAGGACGCCCAACCCGTGCCTGCGGTGCAACGAGCGCATCAAGTTCGAGGCGCTGCTCGACCGCGCGATCGGGCTGGGCTTCGACCGGGTCGTGACCGGCCACTATGCGCGGGTCGAGCGCACCGCCGATGGCGTCGAGCTGCACCGGGCGGCGGACTGGGCGAAGGACCAGTCCTACGTGCTGGGCGTGCTCACCGCCGCCCAGCTCGCCCACTGCTGGTTCCCGCTCGCGGACACGCCGACGAAGGCGGCCGTGCGCGCCGAGGCGGCCGAGCGCGGGTTCCTGCTCGCGCAGAAGCCCGACAGCCACGACATCTGCTTCATCCCGGACGGCGACACCCGCGGGTTCCTCGCCGAGCGGCTCGGCGCCGATCCGGGCGACATCGTCGACCGCGACGGCCGCGTGGTCGGGGGCCATGACGGCGTGCACGGCTACACGGTCGGGCAGCGGCGCGGCCTCTCGCTCGGCGTGCCGTCGCCGGATGGGCGCCCTCGCTTCGTGCTCGAGGTGAAGCCGTCGACGCGGCAGCTCGTCGTCGGGCCGAAGGAGGCCCTCGATGTCGTGCGCCTCGCGGGCACCCGGATCTCGCATGCCGGCGCGGTGCATCCGCAGCTCGCCGACGGGCTCGACGTCGAGGTGCAGATCCGCGCGCACGCCGATACCGTGCCCGCGCGAGCGCGGATGGACGGCGACGAGCTCGTGATCGAGCCGGCGGTGCCGCTCAGCGGCGTCGCGACCGGGCAGTCGGCCGTGCTGTACCTCGGCACGCGGGTGCTCGGGCAGTGCACGATCGACCGCACGGTCGCCGCCGACGTCGTGGCGGCGTAG
- the ligA gene encoding NAD-dependent DNA ligase LigA, producing the protein MVGIEADAALSDANARAQELRARIEEASTAYYDRDASIIDDATYDALVRELDELERAHPELQSQDSPTQAVQGGTGSGLPTIEHRERMLSLDNVFSVEELREWCAKAEAAAGRRVAWLTELKIDGLAIALRYEHGVLTSAATRGDGRVGEVVTVNALRVAGVPERLAGTGHPPVVEVRGEVFIPVEAFERLNALQAALRDRSVEEDRGKWERRPAGSRGDFDAERAADRAAKRFPAFANPRNAASGGLRQQLEKKTGLELEAGEARIAALAMYVHGFGAWPDPPVAAQSEVYGLLAGWGLPTSPHVEVLDAIDGVVAYVERFGERRHAVEHQLDGIVVKVDELALHDELGQTSRAPRWAIAYKYPPEEVHTKLLDIVVSVGRTGRATPYANMEPVQVAGSVVRQATLHNQDVVRVKGVLIGDTVVLRKAGDVIPEVLGPVVELRDGTEREFVMPDACPECGTTLRPMKEGDIDLRCPNAKDCPAQVRGRVEHIGSRGALDIEALGEVTAAALTQPSVPAEPPLATEAGLFALTLEALVPIEVVVRDAETGQPKLDDAGSPVVRRPFQRLATAAERKAGADGPQPSKQAETLLAELERAKTKDLWRQLVSLNIRHVGPVAARALADWFGSLAAIEAATPEELAQVEGVGPIIADAVTEWLAVDWHRDIVASWRDAGVRFATPDHPGPGAAAERGGVLAGITVVATGTLEGYTREGAQEAIMAAGGKAASSVSKKTDFVAAGPGAGSKLGKAEALGLRILDAAQFRILVEQGPDALPAVEEA; encoded by the coding sequence ATGGTGGGAATCGAGGCGGACGCCGCCCTCAGTGACGCGAACGCTCGAGCGCAGGAGCTGCGCGCGCGGATCGAGGAGGCGAGCACCGCCTACTACGACCGCGACGCGTCGATCATCGACGACGCGACGTACGACGCGCTCGTGCGCGAGCTCGACGAGCTCGAGCGCGCGCACCCCGAGCTGCAGAGCCAGGACTCGCCGACGCAGGCGGTGCAGGGCGGCACGGGCAGCGGCCTGCCGACGATCGAGCACCGCGAGCGCATGCTGAGCCTCGACAACGTCTTCTCGGTCGAGGAGCTGCGCGAGTGGTGCGCGAAGGCCGAGGCCGCGGCGGGCAGGCGGGTCGCGTGGCTCACCGAGCTGAAGATCGACGGCCTCGCGATCGCGCTGCGCTACGAGCACGGCGTGCTCACGTCCGCCGCGACGCGCGGCGACGGCCGCGTCGGCGAGGTCGTGACGGTCAACGCGCTGCGCGTCGCGGGCGTGCCGGAGCGCCTGGCCGGCACCGGGCATCCGCCGGTCGTCGAGGTGCGCGGCGAGGTCTTCATCCCGGTCGAGGCCTTCGAGCGACTCAACGCCCTGCAGGCGGCGCTGCGCGACCGCTCGGTCGAGGAGGACCGCGGCAAGTGGGAGCGGCGGCCCGCCGGGAGCCGCGGGGACTTCGACGCCGAGCGCGCGGCCGACCGCGCGGCGAAGCGCTTCCCGGCCTTCGCCAACCCGCGGAACGCGGCCTCCGGCGGCCTGCGGCAGCAGCTCGAGAAGAAGACGGGGCTCGAGCTCGAGGCCGGCGAGGCGCGCATCGCGGCGCTCGCGATGTACGTGCACGGCTTCGGCGCGTGGCCAGACCCGCCGGTCGCGGCGCAGAGCGAGGTGTACGGCCTGCTCGCCGGCTGGGGGCTGCCGACGAGCCCGCACGTCGAGGTGCTCGACGCCATCGACGGGGTCGTCGCGTACGTCGAGCGCTTCGGCGAGCGGCGCCACGCGGTCGAGCACCAGCTCGACGGCATCGTGGTGAAGGTCGACGAGCTCGCGCTGCACGACGAGCTGGGGCAGACGTCCCGCGCGCCGCGCTGGGCGATCGCCTACAAGTACCCGCCCGAGGAGGTGCACACGAAGCTCCTCGACATCGTCGTGAGCGTCGGCCGCACCGGACGCGCGACGCCCTACGCCAACATGGAGCCGGTCCAGGTGGCCGGCTCGGTCGTGCGGCAGGCGACCCTGCACAACCAGGACGTCGTGCGCGTCAAGGGCGTGCTCATCGGCGACACGGTGGTGCTGCGGAAGGCCGGTGACGTCATCCCCGAGGTGCTCGGCCCCGTGGTCGAGCTGCGCGACGGCACCGAGCGCGAGTTCGTCATGCCGGATGCGTGCCCGGAGTGCGGCACGACGCTCCGGCCTATGAAGGAGGGCGACATCGACCTCCGGTGCCCGAACGCGAAGGACTGCCCCGCGCAGGTGCGGGGCCGCGTCGAGCACATCGGCAGCCGCGGGGCGCTCGACATCGAGGCGCTCGGCGAGGTCACCGCCGCGGCGCTCACGCAGCCGAGCGTGCCGGCCGAGCCGCCGCTCGCGACCGAGGCGGGGCTCTTCGCGCTCACCCTCGAGGCGCTCGTGCCGATCGAGGTGGTCGTGCGCGACGCCGAGACCGGCCAGCCGAAGCTCGACGACGCAGGTTCGCCGGTCGTCCGCCGGCCCTTCCAGCGCCTCGCCACCGCCGCGGAGCGCAAGGCGGGCGCCGACGGGCCGCAGCCGTCGAAGCAGGCCGAGACGCTGCTCGCCGAGCTCGAGCGCGCGAAGACGAAGGACCTCTGGCGCCAGCTGGTCTCGCTCAACATCCGGCACGTCGGACCGGTCGCGGCGCGCGCGCTCGCCGACTGGTTCGGCTCGCTCGCCGCGATCGAGGCGGCGACGCCCGAGGAGCTCGCGCAGGTGGAGGGCGTCGGGCCGATCATCGCCGACGCCGTCACGGAGTGGCTCGCTGTCGACTGGCACCGCGACATCGTGGCGTCGTGGCGCGACGCTGGCGTGCGGTTCGCGACACCCGACCACCCGGGACCGGGAGCCGCCGCCGAGCGCGGCGGCGTGCTCGCCGGGATCACCGTCGTCGCGACCGGCACCCTCGAGGGCTACACCCGCGAGGGAGCGCAGGAGGCGATCATGGCCGCCGGCGGCAAGGCGGCCTCGAGCGTCTCGAAGAAGACCGACTTCGTCGCGGCCGGTCCCGGCGCGGGCTCGAAGCTCGGCAAGGCCGAGGCGCTCGGCCTGCGCATCCTCGACGCGGCGCAGTTCCGCATCCTCGTGGAGCAGGGCCCGGACGCGCTCCCCGCGGTCGAGGAGGCGTGA
- the glgP gene encoding alpha-glucan family phosphorylase, with protein sequence MRAIRKFTVRTSLPARLGRLEALASNLRWSWHEPTRELFREISLDGWRATGHDPVQLLGWVGPERLHQLAEDDDFVARVDALADDLDDYLSQARWYQSLDDAPESIAYFSPEFGITSALPQYSGGLGILAGDHLKAASDLGVPIVGVGLFYQSGYFKQAISREGWQQESYPVLDPDGLPLTILRNPDGRHATVALALPGHRTLHARIWVATIGRVPLLLLDTNIHENDPDLRSVAERLYGGGGELRLQQELLLGIGGVRALAVYSELTGAPVPAVFHSNEGHAGFLGIERISQLTATGLSFDAALQLVRAGTVFTTHTPVPAGIDRFDVELVRRHLTRELVPGVDVERVLALGRESDPTIFNMAQLGFSIAQRANGVSKLHGKVSRQMFQDRWPGFDVQDVPITSVTNGVHAPTWTSPILKHLAERELGTLDTARCDWASEAITDETLWGVRREMREHLVEEARDRTRVKHERNDGVVPSWVDTMLDPDVLTIGFARRVPTYKRLTLMLHDRDRLRSILTNAERPVQLVIAGKSHPADEMGKALIQELVRFTQEPDVRGRIVFLENYDISMAKSLYPGCDVWLNNPLRPLEACGTSGMKAALNGSLNLSILDGWWEEYFDGKNGWAIPSAHEQMDAAERDAFEANALYDLIEHQVAPRFYDRDERGLPTAWIASIRHTLATLSPELSAERMLAEYVGRLYTPAAKAAAAAAADGASAARDFAEWTARMRDAFGGVQVHHVEVEGVDVPPIIGDAVTVRAFVALGSLQPSDVAVEVVAGTVTEEGELRHARRFPLADAGAEDGNHRFESAIGLERAGTFGYTVRVVPRHPMLASDAELGLVAYPRS encoded by the coding sequence GTGAGAGCGATCCGCAAGTTCACCGTCCGCACCTCCCTTCCCGCGCGCCTCGGCAGGCTCGAGGCGCTCGCCTCCAACCTGCGGTGGTCGTGGCACGAGCCGACTCGCGAGCTGTTCCGCGAGATATCCCTCGACGGGTGGCGCGCCACCGGCCACGATCCGGTCCAGCTGCTGGGATGGGTCGGCCCCGAGCGCCTGCACCAGCTCGCCGAGGACGACGACTTCGTCGCGCGCGTCGACGCGCTCGCCGACGACCTCGACGACTACCTGTCGCAGGCTCGCTGGTACCAGTCGCTCGACGATGCCCCCGAGTCGATCGCCTACTTCTCGCCGGAGTTCGGCATCACGAGCGCACTGCCGCAGTACTCGGGCGGCCTCGGCATCCTCGCCGGCGACCACCTCAAGGCGGCGAGCGACCTGGGCGTGCCGATCGTCGGCGTCGGCCTCTTCTACCAGTCCGGCTACTTCAAGCAGGCGATCTCGCGCGAGGGCTGGCAGCAGGAGTCGTACCCGGTGCTCGACCCGGACGGCCTGCCGCTGACGATCCTCCGCAACCCGGACGGCCGCCACGCCACGGTGGCGCTCGCGCTGCCCGGGCACCGCACGCTGCACGCGCGCATCTGGGTCGCGACGATCGGCCGCGTGCCGCTGCTGCTGCTCGACACGAACATCCACGAGAACGACCCCGACCTCCGCAGCGTCGCCGAGCGCCTCTACGGCGGCGGCGGCGAGCTGCGCCTGCAGCAGGAGCTGCTGCTCGGCATCGGCGGCGTCCGCGCGCTCGCCGTCTACAGCGAGCTCACCGGCGCGCCGGTCCCGGCCGTCTTCCACTCCAACGAGGGCCACGCCGGGTTCCTCGGCATCGAGCGCATCTCGCAGCTCACGGCCACCGGGCTCTCGTTCGACGCCGCCCTGCAGCTCGTGCGCGCCGGCACGGTCTTCACGACGCACACGCCGGTGCCCGCGGGCATCGACCGCTTCGACGTCGAGCTCGTGCGCCGCCACCTCACGCGCGAGCTCGTGCCGGGCGTCGACGTCGAGCGCGTGCTCGCGCTCGGCCGCGAGTCCGACCCGACGATCTTCAACATGGCGCAGCTCGGCTTCTCGATCGCGCAGCGCGCGAACGGCGTCTCGAAGCTGCACGGCAAGGTCTCGCGGCAGATGTTCCAGGACCGCTGGCCCGGCTTCGACGTGCAGGACGTGCCGATCACCTCGGTGACGAACGGCGTGCACGCGCCGACCTGGACGTCGCCGATCCTCAAGCACCTCGCCGAGCGCGAGCTCGGCACGCTCGACACGGCGCGCTGCGACTGGGCGTCGGAGGCGATCACCGACGAGACGCTCTGGGGCGTCCGCCGCGAGATGCGCGAGCACCTCGTCGAGGAGGCGCGCGACCGCACCCGCGTCAAGCACGAGCGCAACGACGGCGTCGTCCCGTCGTGGGTCGACACCATGCTCGACCCCGACGTGCTGACGATCGGCTTCGCCCGGCGCGTGCCGACCTACAAGCGGCTCACGCTCATGCTCCACGACCGCGACCGCCTGCGCTCGATCCTCACGAACGCCGAGCGCCCCGTGCAGCTCGTCATCGCCGGCAAGTCGCACCCCGCCGACGAGATGGGCAAGGCGCTCATCCAGGAGCTCGTGCGCTTCACGCAGGAGCCGGACGTGCGCGGCCGCATCGTGTTCCTCGAGAACTACGACATCTCGATGGCGAAGTCGCTCTACCCCGGCTGCGACGTGTGGCTCAACAACCCGCTGCGCCCGCTCGAGGCGTGCGGCACGAGCGGCATGAAGGCAGCGCTCAACGGCTCGCTCAACCTGTCGATCCTCGACGGCTGGTGGGAGGAGTACTTCGACGGCAAGAACGGCTGGGCGATCCCGTCGGCGCACGAGCAGATGGACGCCGCCGAGCGCGACGCGTTCGAGGCGAACGCGCTCTACGACCTCATCGAGCACCAGGTGGCGCCGCGCTTCTACGACCGCGACGAGCGAGGCCTGCCGACCGCCTGGATCGCCTCGATCCGGCACACGCTCGCGACCCTCAGCCCCGAGCTGTCGGCCGAGCGGATGCTCGCCGAGTACGTCGGGCGCCTCTACACGCCCGCCGCGAAGGCTGCCGCTGCGGCCGCCGCAGACGGTGCGAGCGCCGCGCGCGACTTCGCCGAGTGGACCGCGCGGATGCGCGACGCGTTCGGCGGCGTGCAGGTGCACCACGTCGAGGTCGAGGGCGTCGACGTGCCGCCGATCATCGGCGACGCCGTGACGGTGCGGGCGTTCGTCGCGCTGGGCTCGCTGCAGCCCTCGGACGTCGCCGTCGAGGTCGTCGCCGGCACCGTCACCGAGGAGGGCGAGCTGCGCCACGCGCGCCGCTTCCCGCTCGCCGATGCGGGCGCCGAGGACGGCAACCACCGCTTCGAGTCGGCGATCGGCCTCGAGCGCGCCGGCACGTTCGGCTACACGGTGCGCGTCGTGCCGCGCCACCCGATGCTCGCCTCCGACGCGGAGCTCGGCCTGGTGGCCTACCCGCGCAGCTGA